The following are encoded together in the Paraburkholderia sp. BL10I2N1 genome:
- a CDS encoding beta-galactosidase: MTNRVERMAMAAPDAAMLGSSAATARMGTVTLLTVDASQPAQAPRSSTLRMGTDTNPDGGTIGINSRYLTRDGAPWLPVMGEFHYSRVPEAQWDDELAKVKCAGIEILATYIIWSHHEAEAGHFDWNGPRDLRRFVETCARQGLLVFVRIGPWVHAEVRYGGIPEWVVNQMPSRSDDPMYLAHVERFYRQIAAQLEGELWKDGGPVIGVQLENEYNLTGPNQGAAHVATLKHLAVDAGLDTPLYTVTGWDNAVFPHREVTPVFGGYPDLPWATTSIASPPNEVYAFRFTSRVGGDLGAQTKGGAAGDADAVTHETPFLGAEYGGGVPTMYRRRPVIDPDDIGAMLPVQLGSGVNLYGYYMFHGGRNPPHLLHGQESTATGGWNDLPVVNYDFQAPFGSNGEAHPVLGKIRPMHLFLHEWGAALATYTVCQPDLTPRSADDPDTPRFSVRADGERGFLFFNNHVRQHPLPVRHGVRFAVKLRDRTVTLPAEPVDIPSGTYFVWPVALPLHDAQLRYASAQPMTRLTTLAGDTWVFRAADGITSEFAFETRSVKSITSDSGQNVPVRVVDDALVVNLSPGDAISVTTASGRRFMVALLSQRDAERATVVPIEGARRLVITDATVFESHGQLVLRSVGDSTFALGVYPPLDAKPPSTLPLDALPDAGIFQMYTAHADPHSGTVAVNQIRGAAEVPPIAHGGPANASVEPLPETYGKSAAWRIALPADATKGLSNAYLSIRYTGDVGRLFSGADLVDDDFYTGLPWNIGLCNVPIDPAVPLTLTVLPLRADSPVYLDERFDPRQETRDQVATLDSVTLIPEYEMRIGRLT; encoded by the coding sequence GTGACGAACCGCGTCGAACGCATGGCCATGGCCGCGCCGGACGCGGCCATGCTGGGTAGCAGTGCGGCCACGGCCCGGATGGGCACGGTCACGCTGCTGACCGTCGACGCCAGCCAGCCAGCCCAGGCGCCCCGCAGCAGCACGCTGCGCATGGGTACCGACACGAATCCAGACGGCGGCACGATCGGCATCAACAGCCGCTACCTGACACGCGATGGCGCACCATGGCTCCCCGTCATGGGCGAGTTCCACTACTCGCGCGTGCCCGAAGCACAATGGGACGACGAACTGGCGAAGGTCAAGTGCGCAGGCATCGAGATCCTCGCAACGTACATCATCTGGAGCCATCACGAGGCCGAGGCAGGCCACTTCGACTGGAACGGACCCCGCGACCTGCGACGCTTTGTCGAGACCTGCGCGCGGCAGGGCCTGCTGGTGTTCGTGCGCATCGGCCCGTGGGTGCATGCCGAGGTGCGCTATGGCGGCATCCCTGAATGGGTCGTGAACCAGATGCCCTCCCGCTCTGACGATCCCATGTACCTCGCTCACGTCGAGCGCTTCTATCGGCAGATCGCCGCGCAGCTCGAAGGCGAACTCTGGAAAGACGGCGGTCCGGTGATCGGCGTGCAGCTCGAAAACGAGTACAACCTCACGGGCCCGAACCAGGGTGCCGCGCATGTCGCGACCCTCAAGCATCTCGCCGTCGACGCCGGACTCGATACGCCGCTCTATACGGTGACCGGCTGGGACAACGCGGTATTTCCACACCGGGAAGTCACACCGGTCTTCGGCGGATATCCGGATCTGCCGTGGGCAACGACGAGCATCGCATCGCCGCCAAACGAAGTCTATGCGTTCCGCTTTACGAGCCGCGTCGGCGGCGACCTCGGCGCGCAGACCAAAGGCGGGGCGGCCGGCGACGCCGACGCTGTCACCCATGAAACGCCGTTCCTCGGCGCGGAATACGGCGGCGGTGTGCCGACGATGTACCGGCGTCGTCCGGTCATCGATCCGGACGACATCGGCGCGATGTTGCCGGTTCAGCTCGGCTCCGGGGTGAACCTGTACGGCTACTACATGTTCCATGGCGGACGCAATCCGCCTCACCTGCTGCACGGACAGGAATCGACCGCCACGGGTGGCTGGAACGACCTGCCTGTTGTCAATTACGACTTCCAGGCGCCCTTCGGATCGAACGGCGAGGCGCATCCGGTGCTGGGCAAGATTCGTCCAATGCATCTCTTTCTGCACGAATGGGGCGCGGCACTCGCGACGTACACGGTCTGTCAGCCCGATCTCACACCACGATCCGCCGACGATCCCGACACGCCAAGGTTCTCGGTCCGCGCGGATGGCGAACGGGGTTTTCTGTTCTTCAACAACCACGTGCGCCAGCATCCGCTGCCCGTTCGGCACGGCGTGCGCTTTGCCGTAAAACTGCGGGACCGGACGGTGACGTTGCCTGCAGAACCGGTCGATATTCCGTCGGGGACGTATTTCGTGTGGCCGGTCGCGTTGCCTCTGCACGACGCGCAATTGCGCTACGCGAGCGCGCAACCGATGACGCGGCTAACCACGCTCGCGGGCGACACCTGGGTGTTTCGTGCTGCCGATGGCATTACGTCGGAGTTCGCGTTCGAGACGCGCAGCGTGAAAAGCATCACCTCGGACAGCGGCCAGAATGTGCCGGTACGCGTGGTGGATGACGCGCTGGTCGTGAACCTCAGCCCTGGCGACGCCATTTCCGTGACGACAGCCAGCGGCCGCCGGTTCATGGTCGCCCTGCTGTCGCAGCGCGACGCGGAACGTGCGACGGTCGTGCCGATCGAGGGTGCGCGCCGCCTCGTCATCACCGACGCAACCGTGTTCGAGTCGCACGGACAACTGGTGCTGCGCTCGGTCGGTGATTCGACGTTCGCCCTCGGCGTCTATCCGCCGCTCGATGCGAAGCCACCGTCAACCCTGCCGCTTGACGCACTGCCCGATGCGGGAATTTTCCAGATGTACACGGCCCATGCGGATCCGCATTCCGGCACGGTCGCTGTGAATCAGATACGCGGTGCAGCGGAAGTACCGCCGATCGCCCACGGCGGCCCGGCGAACGCGAGCGTCGAACCGCTGCCAGAGACGTACGGCAAATCCGCCGCGTGGCGCATCGCCTTGCCTGCCGATGCGACGAAGGGGCTCAGCAACGCGTACCTGTCGATCCGCTACACGGGCGATGTCGGACGACTTTTCTCCGGCGCGGATCTGGTCGACGACGATTTCTACACTGGCCTGCCGTGGAATATCGGGCTGTGCAATGTGCCGATCGATCCGGCTGTGCCGCTAACGCTCACCGTGCTGCCGTTGCGGGCGGACTCGCCGGTCTACCTGGACGAACGCTTCGACCCGCGTCAAGAAACAAGGGATCAGGTGGCGACGCTGGACAGCGTGACGCTCATCCCGGAGTATGAGATGCGGATCGGCCGCCTGACTTGA
- a CDS encoding sugar ABC transporter permease codes for MSTSAARSLPAARGRRTPKTRRRQHRAAFFFLLPACALFSLCVIYPIISSITLSFYNWDGMTPKSFVGFANYVELFHADVFYVALKNNLIWLALFLLAPPLGLVFALYLNQQIKGMRVVKSLFFAPFVLSGVVVGLVFSWFYDPTFGLLRMIVGHGIPVLGDPHTVTFGIVFAALWPQAPYCMVLYLTGLTAINPEVVEAARMEGAKGVRLLWHVILPQLRPATFMAVVLTVIGALRSFDLIAVMSGGGPFDSSTVLAYYMYDQAIKYYREGYSASIAVVLFAIMLVYIVFHLRRMLREER; via the coding sequence ATGTCCACTTCAGCAGCCCGCAGCCTGCCGGCCGCTCGGGGCCGGCGTACGCCGAAAACCCGGCGCAGGCAGCATCGTGCGGCATTTTTCTTCCTGTTGCCCGCGTGCGCGCTCTTCAGCCTGTGCGTGATCTATCCGATCATCAGCAGCATCACGCTCAGTTTCTATAACTGGGATGGCATGACGCCGAAGAGCTTCGTCGGCTTCGCGAACTACGTCGAACTGTTTCATGCGGATGTCTTCTATGTCGCATTGAAGAACAACCTGATCTGGCTCGCCCTCTTCCTGCTCGCGCCGCCGCTCGGCCTTGTGTTCGCGCTGTATCTGAACCAGCAGATCAAGGGTATGCGCGTCGTGAAGTCGCTGTTCTTCGCGCCGTTCGTGCTGTCGGGCGTCGTTGTCGGGCTGGTGTTCAGCTGGTTCTACGATCCGACGTTCGGGCTGCTGCGGATGATCGTCGGGCATGGCATTCCCGTGCTGGGCGATCCGCATACGGTCACCTTCGGCATCGTCTTTGCCGCACTGTGGCCACAGGCGCCTTACTGCATGGTGCTGTATCTGACCGGGCTCACTGCCATCAATCCGGAAGTCGTCGAAGCCGCGCGCATGGAAGGCGCGAAAGGTGTACGGCTTCTCTGGCACGTCATCCTGCCGCAACTGCGGCCCGCCACTTTCATGGCCGTCGTGCTGACCGTGATCGGCGCGCTGCGCAGCTTCGACCTGATCGCGGTCATGAGCGGAGGCGGTCCGTTCGACAGCTCGACGGTGCTCGCCTATTACATGTACGACCAGGCCATCAAGTATTACCGCGAAGGCTATTCGGCGTCGATTGCGGTCGTCCTGTTCGCCATCATGCTCGTCTACATCGTGTTCCACCTGCGCCGCATGTTGCGCGAAGAACGCTGA
- a CDS encoding extracellular solute-binding protein: MARASAAVAVVAALLSGVSAEAGQLNINVSARGNQRSTWQDAFDKFKKANPDVDLKVTYITEEAYKVQMGGWLATDPPDIVSWHDGERMAYYAQRGLLEDLSSDWNRNGWNQQYASVKDASTYNGKQYAAPLGYDAYGFFYRKDLFEKAGIKGEPKTWDEFLDAAKKLKASGVAPIAVAARDSWTLAAWFDYLDLRINGNAFHQKLMAGEIPYTDPRVKKVYTTWKTLMDDHYYIDNALSYDLDSIAPFLVNGKAAMMLMGTFFSASIPESIKPQTGFFRFPVVDANVPTAEDGPVNVLLIPAKAKNKADARRLLAFMESPEINADLARGWGQLPSNSKATEPDDPISKVGFQTLANTTGGIAQFYDRDMTKEMADEGMKAMQQFYSDPSQLDALLDRLEATRKRIYKK; encoded by the coding sequence GTGGCCCGCGCATCCGCCGCCGTCGCGGTAGTCGCCGCCCTGCTGTCGGGAGTGAGCGCCGAAGCCGGGCAGTTGAACATCAACGTGTCCGCGCGCGGAAACCAGCGCTCGACGTGGCAGGACGCCTTCGACAAGTTCAAGAAGGCCAACCCCGACGTCGACCTGAAAGTGACTTACATCACCGAGGAAGCGTACAAGGTGCAGATGGGCGGCTGGCTCGCGACCGATCCGCCTGACATCGTCTCCTGGCACGATGGTGAGCGCATGGCGTACTACGCACAACGTGGCCTGCTTGAAGATCTGTCGTCCGACTGGAACAGGAACGGCTGGAACCAGCAATACGCGTCGGTGAAGGACGCCTCGACATACAACGGCAAGCAGTATGCGGCACCGCTTGGCTATGACGCGTACGGCTTCTTCTATCGCAAGGATCTCTTCGAGAAGGCCGGCATCAAGGGCGAGCCGAAGACGTGGGACGAGTTTCTCGACGCCGCGAAAAAGCTGAAGGCCAGCGGCGTCGCACCGATCGCGGTCGCTGCGCGGGACAGCTGGACGCTCGCCGCATGGTTCGATTACCTCGATCTGCGCATCAACGGCAACGCCTTTCACCAGAAGCTGATGGCGGGCGAAATCCCGTACACGGACCCGCGCGTGAAGAAGGTCTACACGACGTGGAAGACGCTGATGGATGACCACTACTACATCGACAACGCCCTCTCCTACGATCTCGACTCGATCGCACCGTTCCTCGTGAACGGCAAGGCCGCGATGATGCTGATGGGCACGTTCTTCTCGGCGAGCATTCCGGAATCGATCAAACCGCAAACCGGCTTCTTCCGCTTCCCGGTCGTCGACGCCAACGTGCCGACTGCCGAAGACGGTCCGGTCAACGTGTTGCTGATCCCGGCAAAGGCGAAGAACAAGGCCGACGCGCGGCGCCTGCTCGCCTTCATGGAGTCGCCTGAAATCAACGCGGATCTCGCCCGCGGCTGGGGCCAGCTGCCGTCGAACAGCAAGGCGACGGAACCCGACGATCCGATCTCGAAGGTCGGCTTCCAGACGCTTGCCAATACCACCGGCGGCATCGCGCAGTTCTACGATCGCGACATGACGAAAGAAATGGCCGACGAAGGCATGAAGGCGATGCAGCAGTTCTATAGCGACCCGTCGCAACTCGACGCGCTGCTCGATCGACTCGAAGCGACGCGCAAGCGCATCTACAAGAAGTAA
- the ugpC gene encoding sn-glycerol-3-phosphate ABC transporter ATP-binding protein UgpC, producing the protein MSAISLKHVQKSYGTHSPVIRQLNLEIAEHEFCVFLGPSGCGKSTLLRIIAGLEDLSEGELHIGGQLMNGVLSAERGVAMVFQSYALFPHMTVFENMAFGLRLAKTPKDVIERKVREAARTLQLDALLDRHPKALSGGQRQRVAIGRAIVREPGVFLFDEPLSNLDAALRGQTRIEIARLHQRFPQASVVYVTHDQVEAMTLADRIVLLHAGADTQRFGSIAQVGAPLELYHRPRSRFVAGFIGSPRMNFIDATVDAIQSGRVIVKLLQSEETLAVDVDGIRLVRGQSVTLGIRPEHVRTDGEGQAIRGAATLTEQLGEHSYIHVDYAGGALVAKAPGDAAAQSGERITLRIPADACHLFDADGIALERTVTEPALPERAVGYEKVA; encoded by the coding sequence ATGTCTGCGATCAGTCTCAAGCATGTTCAGAAGTCCTACGGCACTCACTCGCCGGTGATCCGGCAACTGAATCTGGAGATCGCCGAACACGAGTTCTGCGTTTTCCTCGGCCCGTCGGGCTGCGGGAAATCCACGCTGCTGCGGATCATCGCCGGCCTCGAAGATCTGAGCGAAGGCGAACTGCACATCGGCGGCCAGTTGATGAATGGCGTCCTCTCGGCGGAGCGCGGGGTCGCGATGGTGTTCCAGAGCTACGCGCTCTTTCCGCACATGACCGTTTTCGAGAACATGGCCTTCGGGCTGCGTCTTGCCAAAACGCCCAAAGACGTGATCGAGCGCAAGGTGCGCGAAGCCGCGCGCACCTTGCAGCTCGACGCCCTGCTCGATCGTCATCCGAAAGCGCTCTCGGGCGGACAGCGTCAACGCGTGGCGATCGGCCGCGCGATCGTGCGCGAGCCCGGCGTGTTTCTGTTCGACGAGCCGCTATCCAATCTCGACGCTGCGCTGCGCGGCCAGACGCGCATCGAAATCGCGCGGCTGCATCAGCGTTTCCCGCAAGCGAGCGTCGTCTATGTGACGCACGACCAGGTCGAAGCCATGACGCTCGCCGACCGGATCGTCCTGCTGCATGCGGGCGCCGATACGCAGCGCTTTGGCAGCATCGCGCAGGTCGGCGCGCCGCTCGAGCTCTATCATCGTCCGCGTTCACGCTTTGTCGCCGGTTTCATTGGCTCGCCGCGGATGAATTTCATCGACGCAACGGTCGATGCGATCCAGTCGGGCCGCGTCATCGTCAAGCTGCTGCAAAGCGAGGAAACGCTTGCGGTCGACGTCGATGGCATACGTCTCGTGCGCGGCCAGTCAGTGACACTCGGGATTCGGCCGGAACACGTGCGCACCGACGGCGAAGGCCAGGCGATCCGTGGTGCCGCCACACTGACCGAACAGCTCGGCGAACACAGCTACATTCACGTGGATTACGCAGGGGGCGCCCTTGTTGCCAAGGCACCCGGCGATGCGGCGGCGCAGTCTGGCGAACGCATTACGTTGCGCATTCCTGCTGACGCCTGTCATCTGTTCGACGCCGACGGCATCGCGCTGGAACGCACCGTGACCGAACCGGCACTGCCGGAGCGGGCCGTAGGGTACGAGAAGGTTGCATGA
- a CDS encoding beta-galactosidase, whose amino-acid sequence MQLGVCYYPEQWPQSMWADDARRMVELGITHVRIAEFAWSRMEPKAGEYTWEWLDEAVDTLASAGLRIILGTPTASPPKWLVDAWPEILPVRADGARWNFGSRRHYDVSSGRYRRECLRIVTAMAERYGRHPAVIAWQTDNELGCHDTVPSYSDAARTRFRAWLARRHETVGALNRAWGNVFWSMEYPSFDAIELPNLTPTDANPSHLLDFRRFMSDEVAQFHREQVEVLRRFAPGVDVLHNFMGFFTTFDHYRFVEDHSVDVAAWDSYPLARTEVIALPEEDKARYARTGHPDVSAFDHDRYRAIGAGRFWVMEQEAGPVNWAPWNPVPAPGMVRLWAYEAFAHGAELVSYFRWRQCPYAQEQMHSGLNLPNNELSPGGREVALAAKEISDSSVLSGLAPVSRAEVALVFDYETQWMFEIQRHGKTFDYQTLAFEYYQALREMSLDVDIVPPHADFSSYRLVVVPGLAVITDALVQAIRRSSAQWVFGPRSGSKTAEFAIPAELPPGLLQAALPVQVLEVESLRPTLQPATSIGGVAGIAVHWREHLQPGAEAEVLASFDDGWPAVVAHDRVRYAGAWFDRALHRALLEGAARDAGIEIATLPDGIRLRRRGNVTFAFNFGPDTSSAPAPANARFVLGGRELRTADVCAWENP is encoded by the coding sequence ATGCAGCTAGGTGTTTGCTACTACCCCGAACAGTGGCCCCAGTCGATGTGGGCCGACGACGCACGACGGATGGTCGAACTGGGCATCACGCACGTGCGCATTGCGGAGTTTGCGTGGAGCCGGATGGAGCCGAAGGCCGGCGAGTACACATGGGAATGGCTCGACGAAGCCGTCGACACGCTCGCGTCCGCCGGACTCAGGATCATCCTCGGCACGCCCACCGCGTCGCCGCCCAAATGGCTGGTCGACGCCTGGCCGGAGATCCTGCCCGTGCGCGCCGACGGCGCACGCTGGAATTTCGGCTCGCGCCGCCACTACGATGTATCGAGCGGGCGCTATCGCCGCGAATGCCTGCGCATCGTCACCGCGATGGCCGAACGTTACGGACGGCACCCCGCGGTGATCGCATGGCAAACCGACAACGAACTGGGCTGTCACGACACCGTGCCGAGTTATTCGGATGCTGCGCGCACGCGCTTTCGCGCGTGGCTCGCGCGCCGCCATGAAACGGTCGGCGCGCTGAACCGCGCGTGGGGCAACGTGTTCTGGAGCATGGAGTATCCATCGTTCGACGCCATCGAACTGCCGAACCTCACGCCGACTGACGCGAACCCGAGCCATCTGCTCGACTTCCGCCGTTTCATGTCGGATGAAGTCGCGCAGTTCCATCGCGAGCAGGTCGAGGTGCTGCGGCGCTTTGCGCCCGGCGTGGATGTCCTGCACAACTTCATGGGCTTCTTCACGACCTTCGACCACTACCGTTTCGTTGAAGACCACAGCGTCGACGTCGCCGCATGGGATAGCTATCCGCTCGCCCGCACCGAGGTGATCGCGTTACCGGAGGAAGACAAGGCCCGCTATGCACGTACCGGCCACCCGGATGTGTCCGCATTCGATCACGACCGCTACCGCGCGATCGGCGCCGGGCGCTTCTGGGTGATGGAGCAGGAGGCCGGACCGGTGAACTGGGCGCCGTGGAATCCGGTGCCCGCGCCCGGCATGGTCCGCCTGTGGGCCTACGAGGCGTTTGCACATGGTGCGGAGCTGGTGTCGTATTTCCGCTGGCGTCAATGTCCGTACGCGCAGGAACAGATGCATTCGGGCCTTAACCTGCCGAATAACGAGCTTTCGCCCGGGGGCCGTGAAGTCGCGCTTGCCGCAAAGGAAATTTCGGACTCTTCGGTGCTCTCCGGTCTCGCTCCCGTCTCGCGCGCTGAAGTGGCGCTGGTGTTCGACTATGAGACGCAATGGATGTTCGAGATCCAGCGCCACGGAAAAACCTTCGACTATCAAACGCTCGCGTTTGAGTACTATCAGGCGCTGCGCGAAATGTCGCTCGACGTGGACATCGTCCCGCCTCACGCGGACTTCTCGTCATACAGACTCGTGGTCGTGCCGGGTCTTGCCGTGATCACTGACGCACTCGTGCAGGCGATCCGGCGATCATCCGCGCAATGGGTGTTCGGGCCGCGCAGCGGCTCCAAGACCGCAGAGTTCGCGATTCCGGCCGAACTGCCACCTGGCCTGCTGCAAGCTGCGCTGCCCGTCCAGGTGCTGGAAGTCGAATCGCTGCGCCCGACCCTGCAGCCTGCGACGTCGATTGGCGGCGTCGCTGGAATCGCAGTGCACTGGCGCGAGCATCTGCAGCCTGGCGCTGAAGCCGAAGTGCTGGCGAGCTTCGACGACGGCTGGCCCGCCGTCGTCGCCCACGACCGGGTGCGCTATGCGGGCGCCTGGTTCGACCGTGCGCTGCATCGTGCGCTGCTCGAAGGCGCCGCGCGCGACGCCGGCATCGAAATCGCGACGCTTCCCGACGGCATTCGCCTGCGCCGCCGTGGCAACGTGACCTTCGCGTTCAACTTCGGGCCGGATACCTCAAGCGCACCGGCGCCGGCCAACGCGCGCTTCGTGCTGGGCGGCCGCGAGCTTCGCACAGCCGACGTCTGCGCGTGGGAGAACCCGTGA
- a CDS encoding carbohydrate ABC transporter permease, with product MYPLPVERWKPFNRALYKASLPLALIVWLLPMLAVLVTSIRSSDELSQGDYWAWPKHFALWENYGAALTQTPMLHYFANSVLITVPSVIGAIVLASMAGFALATYRFRGNTAVLFAFVAGNFVPVQILMIPVRDMALKVGIYNTVWVLVIFHVSFQTGFCTLFLRNFIKQLPYELIEAARVEGASEWTVYARIVLPLIRPALAALGILVFTFVWNDYFWALCLTQGDDAAPITVGVAALKGQWTTAWNLVAAGSVLAALPSVLMFFAMQKHFVAGLTFGASKG from the coding sequence ATGTATCCGCTTCCCGTCGAACGCTGGAAACCATTCAACCGCGCGCTGTACAAGGCGTCGCTGCCGCTCGCGCTGATTGTGTGGCTGCTGCCGATGCTCGCCGTCCTCGTGACGTCGATACGCTCGTCCGACGAGCTTTCGCAAGGCGACTACTGGGCCTGGCCCAAACACTTCGCGCTGTGGGAGAACTACGGCGCGGCGCTCACGCAGACGCCGATGCTCCACTACTTCGCCAACAGCGTGCTGATCACGGTGCCTTCCGTGATCGGCGCGATCGTGCTGGCCTCGATGGCGGGCTTCGCCCTCGCGACCTACCGCTTTCGCGGCAACACCGCCGTGCTGTTCGCGTTCGTCGCCGGAAACTTCGTGCCCGTGCAGATCCTGATGATCCCCGTGCGCGACATGGCGCTGAAAGTCGGCATCTACAACACCGTATGGGTGCTGGTGATCTTTCACGTGTCGTTTCAGACTGGTTTCTGCACGCTGTTTCTGCGCAACTTCATCAAGCAGTTGCCGTACGAATTGATCGAGGCCGCGCGCGTGGAAGGCGCAAGCGAATGGACGGTCTACGCGCGCATCGTGCTGCCGCTGATCCGTCCGGCGCTGGCCGCGCTGGGCATCCTCGTCTTCACCTTCGTGTGGAACGACTACTTCTGGGCGCTGTGCCTCACGCAAGGCGACGATGCCGCGCCGATCACGGTCGGCGTCGCCGCGCTCAAGGGTCAGTGGACGACGGCATGGAACCTCGTCGCTGCCGGTTCGGTACTGGCCGCCCTGCCTTCCGTGCTGATGTTCTTTGCGATGCAGAAGCACTTCGTCGCCGGTCTGACCTTCGGTGCCAGCAAGGGCTGA